One genomic segment of Hippoglossus hippoglossus isolate fHipHip1 chromosome 22, fHipHip1.pri, whole genome shotgun sequence includes these proteins:
- the LOC117756201 gene encoding ovarian cancer G-protein coupled receptor 1, with translation MSEEDRINCTISHEIHQYLFSSVYILVLLVGVPSNIYSLYHASVQLKQKNELGVYLMNLTVSDLLYLASLPLWLQYIFQDDDWSHREWLCQLCGFLLYENIYISIGFLCCISLDRYLAVVHPLRFTYLRSMNAAWLVSAIIWLKEIAVGVVFFRHKELSKDRKNQSVCFEHYPMEPWEYPINVYRFTIGFVFPLSILSVSYLCVLRAVGRSAGTQPIQKIRIRQLVSSTILIFLVCFSPYHVFLLVRTLLERDCDFISKIFNYYHLSLLLTTLNCVADPALYCFVSESARHSLYRAVIRPFARILRCCCRRGKASPANPATDSHEVATDENNGQPTVMLLTHTSTLNNVKTNPAIKDTILITQMDEKTIIPSIVQSNKH, from the exons GTTGGTGTTCCCTCCAACATCTACTCTCTGTACCATGCTTCTGTACAGCTGAAGCAGAAGAATGAACTGGGAGTTTATTTAATGAACCTCACTGTATCTGATCTGTTGTACCTGGCATCGTTACCACTGTGGCTCCAATATATCTTTcag GACGACGATTGGAGTCACAGGGAATGGTTGTGTCAGTTGTGTGGCTTCCTACTCTATGAAAACATCTACATCAGCATTGGCTTCCTGTGCTGTATCAGTCTGGATCGCTACCTGGCTGTGGTCCATCCTTTAAG ATTCACCTATCTCCGCTCTATGAATGCAGCATGGCTTGTTAGTGCTATCATCTGGCTGAAGGAGATTGCAGTAGGCGTGGTCTTCTTCCGCCACAAAGAACTGAGCAAAGACCGCAAGAACCAATCAGTGTGCTTCGAGCACTACCCCATGGAGCCATGGGAGTACCCAATCAACGTCTACCGCTTCACAATTGGCTTTGTATTCCCGCTGTCCATTCTGTCG gTCAGCTACCTGTGCGTCCTCCGCGCTGTGGGCCGGAGCGCAGGGACACAGCCGATTCAGAAGATAAGGATCCGACAGTTGGTCAGCAGCACCATTCTCATCTTCCTTGTTTGTTTCTCCCCATACCATGTCTTCTTGTTAGTACGCACCCTCCTGGAGCGGGACTGCGACTTTATTTCAA AAATATTTAACTACTACCAcctgtccctgctgctgacCACCCTGAACTGCGTGGCGGATCCTGCTCTCTACTGCTTCGTCAGCGAAAGTGCCCGCCACAGCCTGTACAGAGCCGTAATCCGACCCTTTGCCAGGATACTCCGTTGCTGCTGTCGCCGTGGCAAAGCGAGTCCCGCCAACCCAGCTACAGATTCCCACGAGGTCGCCACTGACGAGAACAACGGCCAGCCAACAGTGATGCTTCTCACTCACACCAGCACACTcaacaatgtaaaaacaaaccctGCCATCAAAGACACAATTTTAATTACACAGATGGATGAAAAAACAATCATACCCTCAATTGTACAAAGTAACAAACATTGA